DNA from Deltaproteobacteria bacterium:
GCTACAGATGGGACCGGGTGAAGGCGGAGGCGGCGTCTCATCAAACTATTAAACCGGAGTGGACTCCAGACACTCCCTGAACCTAACCGAAAAGAGGTATGCCATGACCCACCCCTATGAAGGCTCTCATCAACAATACGAGGTGCTCATTGACCCCAAGGTAATGATCCCCATGCGGGACGGCATCCGACTGGCCACCGACGTTTACTTTCCGGCTGCCGGCGGCAGGTGCGCGGAGGGGCCGTTTCCGGTTATTCTGGAACGCACCCCCTACAGTAAGGCCTCGCCCCAAAACGTCCTGAAAGCCAAATACTTTGCCCGCCGGGGATATGTTTGCGCCATCCAGGATGTGCGGGGACGTTTTCAATCCGAAGGGGAGTGGTATGCCTTTGCCCAGGAAGCGCAAGACGGCTACGACACCGTGGAGTGGCTTGGAACCCAGACTTGGAGCACCGGCAAGGTCGGCACCATGGGGGATTCCTACGCCGGAAGCGATCAGAGCGCCCTGGCAACCCTCGCCCCACCGCATCTTGGGACAATGATCGTGGCCGTTGGGGCTTCCAACTATTACCACAGTTCCATGCGTCACAACGGTGTGTTGGAGCAGCGGTTTCATGTGTATGTCTTCCGCATGGCCATCACCAGCAAGGAGGCTGCCGCCGATCCGAATCTCAAGAAAGCGCTGATCCAGCTGTATACCGAAAAGATGCCGGAGGTCATGCGGCGGTTCCCGCTCAAGAAAGGGGCCACCCTTTTACGAAGGCTGCCATCTTACGAGCGGTGGGCGCTGGATATCCTCACCCACGGCGACTATGACGGCTACTGGAAGGAACAGCGCGGCTATGCCGTCTCCGAGTACTATAAGGAACATGCGGATGTTCCCACCCTTTACCTGGGCGGTTGGTATGACTCCTATGCCCGCAACACCTGTGAAAGTTATGTGGCCCTGCGCAGGATGAAGAAAACCCCCCAGTACCTGCTTATGGGACCCTGGACCCACGGAAAGTATGAGATCACCCATGCTGGAGATCTCGAATTCGGCCCGGAAGCGCAGATCGACTACCAGGATCTGAAGCTGGCCTGGTTCGACCATTTTTTGAAAGGCATGCCTACCGAAGTTGCCGACTGGCTGCCGGTGCGAATTTTTACGATGGGAACCGGCGACGGCAAGCGCGTCATCGCCGGCGCACCCGGTGAGGCGTCAGAGTATCCGGGTCGCATCAACCACGGCGGTTTTTGGCGGAGGGTTGAAGACTGGCCGATTCCGGGCACCCGGTTCACACCCTACTACCTTCAAGGAGATGGAACCCTGTCTCCGCAAAAGCCCGGTGGATCTGATATTGCACCCAGTCGATATACCTTTGACCCCAAGGACCCGGTGCCCACCATCGGCGGCGGCATTTCGGCAGCGGATTCCGTGATGAAGCCCGGCGCCTTCGATCAGCGCGAGAAAGACATGCTTCCGCTCATTTCGCGATCAGATATTTTGACCTTCCAGACCCCCCCGCTTGCGTTCGAGACGGAAATCACCGGGCCCATCGAAGTGCACCTGTGGGCGTCATCGTCGGCTGTGGATACCGACTTTACAGCCAAACTCATCGACGTGTATCCACCCAGCGATGATTATCCAGATGGCTTAGCCGTCAATCTGACCGATTCTATTATTCGTGCCCGGTATCGAGACGGCTATGAGAAATCGGAGCTGATGTCACCCGGAAAGCCCTACGCATTTGTCTTTCAGCTTTACCCGACATCCAACGTTTTTAAAAAGGGTCATCGGATCCGCTTGGACATCAGCAGCAGCAATTGGCCCCGGTTTGATGTCAATCCGAACACCGGCGGACCCTTGGGGCTTGAGCAGCGGTACGAAATTGCGCATCAGGCCGTCTACCATGATGCCAACCGCCCGTCCCATATTGTGCTGCCGGTGCAGAAGGGTTGATAAAAAAGCCGGAAGGATGTTTACGTCCTAATCATTGGCCAAGACTTCACCCCAAACATCCTAAGATTGGAGAGCAGGCTTCAAACCACCTTAAGCTGCTCTGGTAAAGAGCCAGGGAGGAGCCAGGAGGTAAGGGGAGGTTGCCGGAAACGGCGATTGGATGATAAGAGCCGGATGACGGGAGACTGTCACGTCCGTTTCCGTGAAGGCCTGGGGGTGAAATTCCCCTGGGCTACTCGACTGTTCAGTTTTAGGGTCCCAAAATTACCAACAACATATCGTGCTTTTTTTAAACCTTCGTTTGAAAATTGGCACAAGAAGTGGACAAATTCGCCTTTTGAGTTGCAAAAATCCTGTACTTTGTGGATAATAAATGTATCGGTAAGTTTGGGTGGGGCTTGTCTTCTCAATTCTTGATTGCGGCCTGCCTGCTTTCTCCAATGTTATTTTTTCCCCCAGGTAAAAGCGTATGAAGGAAAATACTGTGATGGAAAAACAGGCCCTGAAAGTACAGCGATTAGGTGTTGGTTCTTATGGAAACAATGTCTACTTGGTGCAAGATCAGCTCCAGGGTTGCTGTGTGCTAATCGATGCTGCGGCGGAAGGTGACGCTCTGCTACAAGCCATTGGGCCAGATCGTTTGGTGGCAATCATCCTCACTCATGCCCATATGGACCACATCCAGGCTCTGGAAGAGGTTCGCAAGAAGGCCGGCGCCCCAGTGGGAATTCATCCCTTGGAACCAGAGGCCACTCGACTCCGTCCAGAAATCTCTCTCTCCGATGGATACCGGATTGCCGTGGGGTCTCATGAACTAGAAGTCCTCCACACCCCGGGGCATACACCTGGAAGTGTATCTTTTTTCCTTCCATCCACCCTGTGTTTTTGTGGGGACACGGTATTTCCCGGAGGTCCAGGCAAGACTTGGTCCCCGGAAGCTTTTCAAACCCTCATTCAGAGTCTGGAACGAAAAATTTACACCCTTCCGCACAATGTTTTACTCCTGCCCGGGCACGGGGAAGGGATCTTGGTAGGAGATTCTAAGAAGGAATATGAGGTGTTTCACAGACGACTCAGAGAAAAAACACCCTTTGGGGAGGTTCATTGGGAGGAATCGTGA
Protein-coding regions in this window:
- a CDS encoding CocE/NonD family hydrolase encodes the protein MTHPYEGSHQQYEVLIDPKVMIPMRDGIRLATDVYFPAAGGRCAEGPFPVILERTPYSKASPQNVLKAKYFARRGYVCAIQDVRGRFQSEGEWYAFAQEAQDGYDTVEWLGTQTWSTGKVGTMGDSYAGSDQSALATLAPPHLGTMIVAVGASNYYHSSMRHNGVLEQRFHVYVFRMAITSKEAAADPNLKKALIQLYTEKMPEVMRRFPLKKGATLLRRLPSYERWALDILTHGDYDGYWKEQRGYAVSEYYKEHADVPTLYLGGWYDSYARNTCESYVALRRMKKTPQYLLMGPWTHGKYEITHAGDLEFGPEAQIDYQDLKLAWFDHFLKGMPTEVADWLPVRIFTMGTGDGKRVIAGAPGEASEYPGRINHGGFWRRVEDWPIPGTRFTPYYLQGDGTLSPQKPGGSDIAPSRYTFDPKDPVPTIGGGISAADSVMKPGAFDQREKDMLPLISRSDILTFQTPPLAFETEITGPIEVHLWASSSAVDTDFTAKLIDVYPPSDDYPDGLAVNLTDSIIRARYRDGYEKSELMSPGKPYAFVFQLYPTSNVFKKGHRIRLDISSSNWPRFDVNPNTGGPLGLEQRYEIAHQAVYHDANRPSHIVLPVQKG
- a CDS encoding MBL fold metallo-hydrolase → MEKQALKVQRLGVGSYGNNVYLVQDQLQGCCVLIDAAAEGDALLQAIGPDRLVAIILTHAHMDHIQALEEVRKKAGAPVGIHPLEPEATRLRPEISLSDGYRIAVGSHELEVLHTPGHTPGSVSFFLPSTLCFCGDTVFPGGPGKTWSPEAFQTLIQSLERKIYTLPHNVLLLPGHGEGILVGDSKKEYEVFHRRLREKTPFGEVHWEES